The region AAATCCGTAGCATACCGCTGACACCAGTTCCTCCTTTGAATGCCCGTACCTTAATGAGCTGATCGCGTATGAAACAGATTCTGCTTGCTTATTTATTTGTCAGTCTGCTCGGTATTGCGGCTTTAAGTCTACTCAGTTACGGTCATGGACCGGGTTATGTCTATCTTTACTGGCGTAACTGGCAAGTACAGACCAGCCTGTGGATACTGGCAGCACTACTGGTCATTATCAGCTTTGTCATGCATATGCTGTGGTATGCAGTTACGCGTTATCTGAATCGCGAGCAGCGCAAGAAACAGCGCGTTTTTAGCTTTCATCATTTGCATCCTTATGAGCAACTGGCAGTGGTGTGGCTACTCAATGCCTCACAGGACCAACGTAATTTTATTCAGCAGTCTTTCGCCCAATCCGGATTATTAAAAGATATTATCCATGCGCGATTATCTTGGGGGCAGCAGAATTTTGATGAGGCTTTGGAATCTTTAAATCATTCCAATCCGATGGCATTTGAACTGGCTGAATTACAGCGTATTGAAGTGTATTTATCGCAACAGGATGGTCAGCAGGCATTAACCCATCTGGAATTTTTAAATCAGCATGAATTATCTCCATGGCTGTTTAAAGTTAAATCAGCTTATGAGCAGCGATTAACTAAATTATGGGGGCAATTTGCTTTACAGTTTCCCTGGTTATATTTAAGATCAACCCAATATGGTCATTTAGAACAAAATACTAAAACACTTTGGCTGGAACAATTGTTGCTGGCTTTTGAGCAAGCGGATCAGGAAGATTTAAAATATTTACAACAGCGTTATTTTGACTTAAGTGAAGAGATA is a window of Acinetobacter sp. ASP199 DNA encoding:
- a CDS encoding heme biosynthesis HemY N-terminal domain-containing protein; the encoded protein is MKQILLAYLFVSLLGIAALSLLSYGHGPGYVYLYWRNWQVQTSLWILAALLVIISFVMHMLWYAVTRYLNREQRKKQRVFSFHHLHPYEQLAVVWLLNASQDQRNFIQQSFAQSGLLKDIIHARLSWGQQNFDEALESLNHSNPMAFELAELQRIEVYLSQQDGQQALTHLEFLNQHELSPWLFKVKSAYEQRLTKLWGQFALQFPWLYLRSTQYGHLEQNTKTLWLEQLLLAFEQADQEDLKYLQQRYFDLSEEIFTRDYAVKLLWLKLLFKMPEMGAEHEALAVHLLEQQFNQDVFYLWFQQQLLRQNPDNEIINQQISLWEEKYTAVPVLTFAKWHVLQAAGRVDEAQQLLALYPDDVRMSYLRIKSALQGQDELQQQLNQVFESNANFIDTRI